Proteins encoded in a region of the Planococcus citri chromosome 1, ihPlaCitr1.1, whole genome shotgun sequence genome:
- the LOC135832246 gene encoding uncharacterized protein LOC135832246 isoform X2: MKGFDLYFSQLRAMLARNATLKKREKRKTFAEVILPLYSFAVLAFLKISIPNPNFPAVDNPSFSSRIFDNYSLHLNYTLAVIPNSTEVQIFLEEMSENWDKIRNNQGNKMNFIMFETKEDLQEQYWHDPSSIQTAIIFKTNDPAGDVVLEYEIRTNPSFVSAPTSAELYSQPLSCRENSHILAKALEQSHVLKVEDCPAYQYYASGFVTLQMLIDYTKIALVAGENFDIKQMQLQLFPKEAFTADWNILFRLVIPAYLVMSLSQFVTYLLMLVVTEKEKKIKEGMKIMGLKDSVFWLSWFIVYGVFVTVMSIVAVSSMFLLGVFQHSNFFLIFLLVLLYEFSIIFFSFMLTPFFNNARSAGIMGNFIINIFSLLYFIRVFISKTNTTLLWSMSLLSPAAFTLAMDKALTMDMSGNGLCFDNLWAGPGLSFGSSLIFLCFDNFLYAILAYYLDLVIPSEYGAKKEPWFFLNPFCKLFRFIFKRESSTKPKNYATSDFANNNDIEPVANCLKDKVGIEIVGLHKHYSPCRGAQVSAINGINLTIYEGQITAILGHNGAGKTTLFNILTGMTKPTSGTAYIFGHDIRKSEELSTVRKMFGVCPQHDTLFDNLTPREHLKLFSAIRGIPVSEQEDEIVRTLRNVDLTDRADTYTKNLSGGQKRKLSVGIAIIGSPKIMIFDEPTAGVDPYSRRYMWSLLQQNKAGKVILLTTHFMDEADILADRKAVISKGQLRCVGSSLFLKNKFGIGYHLTLVLDANNIGQDIVRLIKCHVPEVEVARQHGKELSLILPHHCVNKFAALFAELEYEISHGNRFKISSYGISMTTLEEVFLYLEKSEELDDEEGSIANRIVKKRLGSKSRSVRRRRISAHSANTRIPENIGERRPSSPVTGLGLHSIQVNPNALQTSIAMIKLRLLNICREPSRFILVALVPLLFSAAGLYLDVKTTHDNKMKSLLLNESTYENFSISIPQEQSHLDFVQYLNIPLYPLFEGKSDLLKSKPHVGAFKVSKCCKEIDITIFYNDTAMHSLPIMINTLNNALYKMFVKEKYNDTSEEAKIITKSFPFLTKSQPEKFDVGLFYCAVCLGAAFCAIPIIFATDYVYDREIRAKNLLRVNGLKFPLYYGTFFVVLVFMMLIILSLHLSLIKFFDLPPFREPAAFSILAFLLILYVPCSILFSSTLSYLFNKAETTQSILLNFASFIGLLPFGLIVLLDLIKVGPAYMFTVHTIFSLLDTFYLPFAIIYFVGRVFLLCLANEACVYLTITDYFTPEIIIILASCLLQIPLFVVLLRMLELWKCGRSMKSFFICSKKKTVSESSINIVTSNDDEDDNDDVKFEKYRVANFMNSMTDSPDHPLIIVQDLKKEYGPNLSKNMFHKCFPKKKKESKNSKLAIANISFAVGPGEIFGLLGHNGAGKTTAMKIIIAEEVPTEGNIQIKGTNIIQGSLGEVFKYLGYCPQSDVLWKNITVREHIELYAAIRGVPPEKINEIVNTYLTALQIQEHADKLSHQCSGGTKRKLSFAIAMVGNPSVVLMDEPSVGMDPHSKRFLWDTILCSFQGSRGAILTTHAMEEADALCSRVGIMVNGKLRCIGSTQHLKNLYGAGYTLEVKINSDDGSGTEKEEKIKEFVNNVFPLATLEETFTDHLVFSIPQSSVRSLAHCFSTIENAKNTLCIEEYSFSQTTLEQVFLKFAHSDTKLY; encoded by the exons ATGAAAGGTTTCGATTTGTATTTCAGCCAATTGCGAGCAATGCTTGCGAGGAATGCGACCCtgaagaaaagagaaaaaaggaaaacgtTTGCG GAGGTGATATTGCCTTTATATTCATTCGCAGTGCttgcgtttttgaaaatatcgatacCAAATCCGAATTTTCCTGCTGTCGATAACCCATCGTTCTCCTCCAGAATATTCGATAATTACTCGTTGCATTTAAATTACACGTTGGCCGTAATTCCTAACAGTACCGAAGTGCAG attttcttaGAGGAAATGAGCGAAAATTGggataaaattcgaaataatcAAGGTAATAAGATGAATTTCATAATGTTTGAAACAAAGGAAGACTTACAAGAACAATATTGGCATGACCCGTCATCGATACAAACCGCTATTATATTTAAAACTAACGACCCAGCTGGAGATGTGGTTTTGGA ATATGAAATTCGAACAAACCCTTCATTCGTATCCGCTCCTACGTCCGCTGAATTGTATTCACAGCCATTATCATGCCGAGAAAATTCTCATATTCTGGCCAAAGCGTTGGAACAGAGTCATGTATTAAAAGTTGAAGACTGCCCTGCTTACCAGTATTATGCTTCTGGCTTCGTAACGTTACAAATGCTGATTGATTATACGAAAATTGCG CTGgtcgctggagaaaattttgatataaaGCAAATGCAGCTGCAATTATTCCCGAAAGAAGCATTTACCGCAG ATTGGAATATATTATTCCGATTAGTCATTCCAGCTTATTTAGTGATGTCATTATCGCAATTCGTTACTTATTTACTCATGTTGGTAGTaacagagaaagagaaaaaaattaaagagggGATGAAAATAATGGGATTAAAAGATTCAGTattttg GTTATCCTGGTTTATCGTGTATGGGGTTTTCGTTACTGTTATGTCCATTGTAGCTGTCTCAAGCATGTTTTTGTTGGGTGTATTTCAGCATTCTaacttttttctaatatttttattaGTCCTTTTGTacgaattttcgataattttcttcagttttatGCTGActccatttttcaataatgcgAGG agTGCCggaattatgggtaattttatCATAAACATATTCAGTTTGTTATACTTCATCCGTGTTTTTATCTCAAAAACCAACACTACACTTTTATGGTCAATGTCACTCCTCAGCCCAGCAGCATTTACTTTGGCTATGGATAAG GCTTTAACGATGGATATGAGCGGAAATGGGTTATGTTTTGATAACTTATGGGCTGGCCCCGGATTATCTTTCGGCAGCAGTTTAATTTTCTTATGTTTCGATAACTTTTTATACGCTATATTAGCTTATTATTTGGATTTGGTTATTCCTA GTGAATATGGCGCGAAAAAAGAACCATGGTTTTTCTTGAACccattttgtaaactttttcgCTTCATTTTCAAACGCGAATCT AGCACAAAACCTAAAAATTATGCCACTTCTGATTTTGCCAATAATAATGATATCGAACCGGTTGCCAATTGTTTGAAGGATAAAGTTGGAATTGAAATAGTAGGTCTTCATAAGCATTATTCTCCTTGTCGAGGAGCTCAAGTTTCAGCGATTAATG GCATAAATCTGACTATTTATGAAGGACAAATAACTGCGATTTTGGGGCACAATGGCGCTGGAAAAACAACGTTGTTCAATATATTGACTGGTATGACAAAGCCTACTTCGGGAACGGCGTACATTTTCGGGCATGATATccg AAAATCTGAAGAATTGAGTACTGTGAGGAAAATGTTTGGAGTTTGTCCTCAACATGATACTCTATTCGATAATCTAACTCCGAGAgagcatttgaaattattcagcGCGATCCGC GGAATTCCTGTTTCAGAACAAGAGGATGAAATTGTTCGGACTTTACGAAATGTTGACTTGACTGATAGAGCGGATACCTACACAAAAAATCTTAGTGGTGGTCAAAAACGAAAACTCTCTGTTGGAATTGCCATAATTGGCTCACCGAAA ATAATGATTTTCGATGAACCTACTGCCGGTGTTGATCCTTATTCCAGACGTTATATGTGGTCTCTGTTGCAACAAAACAAAGCTGGAAAA GTTATTTTATTGACGACTCATTTTATGGATGAAGCGGATATTTTAGCCGATCGAAAAGCTGTAATTTCTAAAGGTCAATTACGATGCGTAGGTTcatctttgtttttgaaaaataaatttggaatTGGATATCATTTGAC gtTAGTTCTCGATGCTAATAATATAGGACAAGATATAGTCAGATTAATCAAATGTCATGTACCTGAAGTTGAAGTCGCTCGTCAACATGGTAAAGAGTTATCGCTCATTTTACCTCATCATTGTGTTAATAAGTTCGCCGCTCTCTTCGCCGAATTGGAGTACGAAATAAGTCATGGAAATAGATTCAAAATCAGTAGTTACGGTATATCGATGACTACACTGGAAGAG GTATTCTTATACTTGGAAAAGAGTGAAGAATTAGACGATGAAGAGGGTAGCATAGCAAATAGAATCGTTAAAAAACGTCTCGGTAGTAAATCTAGATCTGTAAGAAGACGTCGTATTTCCGCTCATTCTGCCAATA CTCGAATACCTGAGAATATTGGAGAAAGACGACCTTCCAGTCCTGTTACTGGTTTGGGACTGCATTCAATTCAAGTGAACCCAAATGCTCTACAAACATCAATAGCGATGATCAAACTTCGTTTGCTAAATATTTGCAGAGAACCTTCTCGGTTCATACTAGTGGCCTTGGTTCCTCTGCTGTTTTCAGCTGCAGGATTATATCTGGATGTGAAAACCACGCAtgacaataaaatgaaatctttACTATTGAACGAAA gtacctatgaaaatttttcgatctcTATTCCTCAAGAGCAAAGTCATTTAGATTTCGTTCAGTATTTGAATATTCCATTGTATCCTTTATTCGAAGGCAAATCAGATTTACTAAAAAGTAAACCTCACGTCGGAGCCTTTAAAGTATCCAAATGTTGTAAAGAAATCGACATAACGATTTTTTATAATGATACCGCGATGCATTCTTTACCAATAATGATAAATACTCTAAACAATGCGCTGTATAA GATGTTTGTAAAAGAGAAATATAACGATACTTCAGAAGAAGCTAAGATAATAACTAAatcttttccatttttgacaaaatctcaACCAGAAAAGTTCGACGTTGGATTATTCTATTGTGCAGTATGTCTTGGAGCCGCATTTTGTGCCATTCCTATAATTTTTGCTACCGATTATGTGTATGATAGAGAA ATAAGAGCCAAAAATCTATTGAGAGTGAATGGACTGAAATTCCCTCTTTATTATGGAACCTTTTTCGTAGTGTTAGTTTTCATGATGTTGATTATTTTGTCTTTGCACTTGTCGCTGATAAAGTTTTTCGACTTACCCCCATTCCGTGAACCAGCAGCGTTCAGCATATTGGCATTTTTATTGATTCTTTATGTTCCTtgttctattttattttcatccacTTTATCATATCTGTTCAACAAAGCTGAAACCACGCAATCCATTTTGTTAAATTTCGCTTCGTTTATTGGCCTTTTACCGTTTGGATTGATAGTTCTACTGGATTTGATCAAAGTTG GACCAGCATATATGTTTACTGTGCACACAATATTCTCATTACTTGATACATTTTATTTGCCGTTCGCCATAATTTATTTCGTGGGGCGAGTTTTCCTGCTTTGTTTGGCAAACGAAGCTTGTGTCTATCTTACGATTACAGATTATTTTACCCCAGAGATCATTATAATTTTGGCTTCGTGTTTATTACAAATTCCTCTATTTGTTGTTTTACTACGAATGCTGGAATTGTGGAAATGCGGGCGTTCGATGAAATCTTTCTTCATTTGtagcaaaaaa aaaaCTGTGAGTGAAAGCAGCATAAACATCGTTACGTcaaatgatgatgaagatgacaACGATGatgtcaagtttgaaaaatatcgcgtCGCTAATTTTATGAATTCTATGACGGATTCTCCAGATCATCCTCTTATAATAGTTCAG gacttgaaaaaagaatatgGACCAAATCTGAGCAAAAACATGTTCCATAAATGTTTCcctaaaaagaagaaagaatcgaaaaattcgaaattggcGATTGCTAATATATCGTTCGCTGTCGGCCCTGGAGAAATTTTTGGTTTACTTGGGCACAACGGTGCTGGCAAAACAACTGCTATGAAGATTATTATTGCCGAAGAAGTACCTACGGAAggaaat ATTCAAATAAAAGGAACAAACATTATACAAGGGAGTTTGGGAGAAGTATTCAAGTATTTGGGGTATTGTCCTCAGAGTGATGTATTATGGAAAAATATTACTGTCAGGGAACATATTGAGCTCTACGCTGCTATCAGAGGAGTTCCTCCTGAAAAAATCAACGA AATTGTCAATACATATCTTACCGCTCTTCAAATTCAAGAACATGCTGATAAACTTTCACATCAATGTTCTGGTGGTACAAAAAGAAAACTTAGTTTTGCCATAGCCATGGTAGGCAACCCATCTGTCGTATTAATGGACGAGCCCAGCGTAGGAATGGACCCGCACTCCAAACGCTTCTTGTGGGATACAATCTTGTGCAGTTTTCAA GGAAGTAGAGGTGCTATTTTAACAACGCACGCTATGGAAGAAGCCGATGCTCTTTGCTCACGAGTTGGTATTATGGTGAACGGTAAATTAAG atgtaTAGGTTCGACACAACATTTGAAAAACTTATACGGTGCTGGATATACTTTGGAAGTTAAAATCAATTCAGATGATGGATCCGGCACtgagaaagaggaaaaaataaaagaatttgttAATAACGTGTTTCCCTTAGCTACTTTGGAAGAAACATTCACCGATCATTTGGTATTCAGTATACCTCAATCGTCTGTCAGGTCTTTAGCGCATTGTTTTTCAACAATCGAGAATG caaAAAACACATTATGTATCGAAGAATACAGCTTCAGTCAGACAACTTTGGAGCAAGTGTTTTTAAAGTTCGCTCACAGTGACACAAAATTATATTGA
- the LOC135832246 gene encoding cholesterol transporter ABCA5-like isoform X1, whose amino-acid sequence MKGFDLYFSQLRAMLARNATLKKREKRKTFAEVILPLYSFAVLAFLKISIPNPNFPAVDNPSFSSRIFDNYSLHLNYTLAVIPNSTEVQIFLEEMSENWDKIRNNQGNKMNFIMFETKEDLQEQYWHDPSSIQTAIIFKTNDPAGDVVLEYEIRTNPSFVSAPTSAELYSQPLSCRENSHILAKALEQSHVLKVEDCPAYQYYASGFVTLQMLIDYTKIALVAGENFDIKQMQLQLFPKEAFTADWNILFRLVIPAYLVMSLSQFVTYLLMLVVTEKEKKIKEGMKIMGLKDSVFWLSWFIVYGVFVTVMSIVAVSSMFLLGVFQHSNFFLIFLLVLLYEFSIIFFSFMLTPFFNNARSAGIMGNFIINIFSLLYFIRVFISKTNTTLLWSMSLLSPAAFTLAMDKALTMDMSGNGLCFDNLWAGPGLSFGSSLIFLCFDNFLYAILAYYLDLVIPSEYGAKKEPWFFLNPFCKLFRFIFKRESSTKPKNYATSDFANNNDIEPVANCLKDKVGIEIVGLHKHYSPCRGAQVSAINGINLTIYEGQITAILGHNGAGKTTLFNILTGMTKPTSGTAYIFGHDIRKSEELSTVRKMFGVCPQHDTLFDNLTPREHLKLFSAIRGIPVSEQEDEIVRTLRNVDLTDRADTYTKNLSGGQKRKLSVGIAIIGSPKIMIFDEPTAGVDPYSRRYMWSLLQQNKAGKVILLTTHFMDEADILADRKAVISKGQLRCVGSSLFLKNKFGIGYHLTLVLDANNIGQDIVRLIKCHVPEVEVARQHGKELSLILPHHCVNKFAALFAELEYEISHGNRFKISSYGISMTTLEEVFLYLEKSEELDDEEGSIANRIVKKRLGSKSRSVRRRRISAHSANSENIQSYEASCARIPENIGERRPSSPVTGLGLHSIQVNPNALQTSIAMIKLRLLNICREPSRFILVALVPLLFSAAGLYLDVKTTHDNKMKSLLLNESTYENFSISIPQEQSHLDFVQYLNIPLYPLFEGKSDLLKSKPHVGAFKVSKCCKEIDITIFYNDTAMHSLPIMINTLNNALYKMFVKEKYNDTSEEAKIITKSFPFLTKSQPEKFDVGLFYCAVCLGAAFCAIPIIFATDYVYDREIRAKNLLRVNGLKFPLYYGTFFVVLVFMMLIILSLHLSLIKFFDLPPFREPAAFSILAFLLILYVPCSILFSSTLSYLFNKAETTQSILLNFASFIGLLPFGLIVLLDLIKVGPAYMFTVHTIFSLLDTFYLPFAIIYFVGRVFLLCLANEACVYLTITDYFTPEIIIILASCLLQIPLFVVLLRMLELWKCGRSMKSFFICSKKKTVSESSINIVTSNDDEDDNDDVKFEKYRVANFMNSMTDSPDHPLIIVQDLKKEYGPNLSKNMFHKCFPKKKKESKNSKLAIANISFAVGPGEIFGLLGHNGAGKTTAMKIIIAEEVPTEGNIQIKGTNIIQGSLGEVFKYLGYCPQSDVLWKNITVREHIELYAAIRGVPPEKINEIVNTYLTALQIQEHADKLSHQCSGGTKRKLSFAIAMVGNPSVVLMDEPSVGMDPHSKRFLWDTILCSFQGSRGAILTTHAMEEADALCSRVGIMVNGKLRCIGSTQHLKNLYGAGYTLEVKINSDDGSGTEKEEKIKEFVNNVFPLATLEETFTDHLVFSIPQSSVRSLAHCFSTIENAKNTLCIEEYSFSQTTLEQVFLKFAHSDTKLY is encoded by the exons ATGAAAGGTTTCGATTTGTATTTCAGCCAATTGCGAGCAATGCTTGCGAGGAATGCGACCCtgaagaaaagagaaaaaaggaaaacgtTTGCG GAGGTGATATTGCCTTTATATTCATTCGCAGTGCttgcgtttttgaaaatatcgatacCAAATCCGAATTTTCCTGCTGTCGATAACCCATCGTTCTCCTCCAGAATATTCGATAATTACTCGTTGCATTTAAATTACACGTTGGCCGTAATTCCTAACAGTACCGAAGTGCAG attttcttaGAGGAAATGAGCGAAAATTGggataaaattcgaaataatcAAGGTAATAAGATGAATTTCATAATGTTTGAAACAAAGGAAGACTTACAAGAACAATATTGGCATGACCCGTCATCGATACAAACCGCTATTATATTTAAAACTAACGACCCAGCTGGAGATGTGGTTTTGGA ATATGAAATTCGAACAAACCCTTCATTCGTATCCGCTCCTACGTCCGCTGAATTGTATTCACAGCCATTATCATGCCGAGAAAATTCTCATATTCTGGCCAAAGCGTTGGAACAGAGTCATGTATTAAAAGTTGAAGACTGCCCTGCTTACCAGTATTATGCTTCTGGCTTCGTAACGTTACAAATGCTGATTGATTATACGAAAATTGCG CTGgtcgctggagaaaattttgatataaaGCAAATGCAGCTGCAATTATTCCCGAAAGAAGCATTTACCGCAG ATTGGAATATATTATTCCGATTAGTCATTCCAGCTTATTTAGTGATGTCATTATCGCAATTCGTTACTTATTTACTCATGTTGGTAGTaacagagaaagagaaaaaaattaaagagggGATGAAAATAATGGGATTAAAAGATTCAGTattttg GTTATCCTGGTTTATCGTGTATGGGGTTTTCGTTACTGTTATGTCCATTGTAGCTGTCTCAAGCATGTTTTTGTTGGGTGTATTTCAGCATTCTaacttttttctaatatttttattaGTCCTTTTGTacgaattttcgataattttcttcagttttatGCTGActccatttttcaataatgcgAGG agTGCCggaattatgggtaattttatCATAAACATATTCAGTTTGTTATACTTCATCCGTGTTTTTATCTCAAAAACCAACACTACACTTTTATGGTCAATGTCACTCCTCAGCCCAGCAGCATTTACTTTGGCTATGGATAAG GCTTTAACGATGGATATGAGCGGAAATGGGTTATGTTTTGATAACTTATGGGCTGGCCCCGGATTATCTTTCGGCAGCAGTTTAATTTTCTTATGTTTCGATAACTTTTTATACGCTATATTAGCTTATTATTTGGATTTGGTTATTCCTA GTGAATATGGCGCGAAAAAAGAACCATGGTTTTTCTTGAACccattttgtaaactttttcgCTTCATTTTCAAACGCGAATCT AGCACAAAACCTAAAAATTATGCCACTTCTGATTTTGCCAATAATAATGATATCGAACCGGTTGCCAATTGTTTGAAGGATAAAGTTGGAATTGAAATAGTAGGTCTTCATAAGCATTATTCTCCTTGTCGAGGAGCTCAAGTTTCAGCGATTAATG GCATAAATCTGACTATTTATGAAGGACAAATAACTGCGATTTTGGGGCACAATGGCGCTGGAAAAACAACGTTGTTCAATATATTGACTGGTATGACAAAGCCTACTTCGGGAACGGCGTACATTTTCGGGCATGATATccg AAAATCTGAAGAATTGAGTACTGTGAGGAAAATGTTTGGAGTTTGTCCTCAACATGATACTCTATTCGATAATCTAACTCCGAGAgagcatttgaaattattcagcGCGATCCGC GGAATTCCTGTTTCAGAACAAGAGGATGAAATTGTTCGGACTTTACGAAATGTTGACTTGACTGATAGAGCGGATACCTACACAAAAAATCTTAGTGGTGGTCAAAAACGAAAACTCTCTGTTGGAATTGCCATAATTGGCTCACCGAAA ATAATGATTTTCGATGAACCTACTGCCGGTGTTGATCCTTATTCCAGACGTTATATGTGGTCTCTGTTGCAACAAAACAAAGCTGGAAAA GTTATTTTATTGACGACTCATTTTATGGATGAAGCGGATATTTTAGCCGATCGAAAAGCTGTAATTTCTAAAGGTCAATTACGATGCGTAGGTTcatctttgtttttgaaaaataaatttggaatTGGATATCATTTGAC gtTAGTTCTCGATGCTAATAATATAGGACAAGATATAGTCAGATTAATCAAATGTCATGTACCTGAAGTTGAAGTCGCTCGTCAACATGGTAAAGAGTTATCGCTCATTTTACCTCATCATTGTGTTAATAAGTTCGCCGCTCTCTTCGCCGAATTGGAGTACGAAATAAGTCATGGAAATAGATTCAAAATCAGTAGTTACGGTATATCGATGACTACACTGGAAGAG GTATTCTTATACTTGGAAAAGAGTGAAGAATTAGACGATGAAGAGGGTAGCATAGCAAATAGAATCGTTAAAAAACGTCTCGGTAGTAAATCTAGATCTGTAAGAAGACGTCGTATTTCCGCTCATTCTGCCAATAGTGAGAATATTCAATCTTATGAAGCTTCTTGcg CTCGAATACCTGAGAATATTGGAGAAAGACGACCTTCCAGTCCTGTTACTGGTTTGGGACTGCATTCAATTCAAGTGAACCCAAATGCTCTACAAACATCAATAGCGATGATCAAACTTCGTTTGCTAAATATTTGCAGAGAACCTTCTCGGTTCATACTAGTGGCCTTGGTTCCTCTGCTGTTTTCAGCTGCAGGATTATATCTGGATGTGAAAACCACGCAtgacaataaaatgaaatctttACTATTGAACGAAA gtacctatgaaaatttttcgatctcTATTCCTCAAGAGCAAAGTCATTTAGATTTCGTTCAGTATTTGAATATTCCATTGTATCCTTTATTCGAAGGCAAATCAGATTTACTAAAAAGTAAACCTCACGTCGGAGCCTTTAAAGTATCCAAATGTTGTAAAGAAATCGACATAACGATTTTTTATAATGATACCGCGATGCATTCTTTACCAATAATGATAAATACTCTAAACAATGCGCTGTATAA GATGTTTGTAAAAGAGAAATATAACGATACTTCAGAAGAAGCTAAGATAATAACTAAatcttttccatttttgacaaaatctcaACCAGAAAAGTTCGACGTTGGATTATTCTATTGTGCAGTATGTCTTGGAGCCGCATTTTGTGCCATTCCTATAATTTTTGCTACCGATTATGTGTATGATAGAGAA ATAAGAGCCAAAAATCTATTGAGAGTGAATGGACTGAAATTCCCTCTTTATTATGGAACCTTTTTCGTAGTGTTAGTTTTCATGATGTTGATTATTTTGTCTTTGCACTTGTCGCTGATAAAGTTTTTCGACTTACCCCCATTCCGTGAACCAGCAGCGTTCAGCATATTGGCATTTTTATTGATTCTTTATGTTCCTtgttctattttattttcatccacTTTATCATATCTGTTCAACAAAGCTGAAACCACGCAATCCATTTTGTTAAATTTCGCTTCGTTTATTGGCCTTTTACCGTTTGGATTGATAGTTCTACTGGATTTGATCAAAGTTG GACCAGCATATATGTTTACTGTGCACACAATATTCTCATTACTTGATACATTTTATTTGCCGTTCGCCATAATTTATTTCGTGGGGCGAGTTTTCCTGCTTTGTTTGGCAAACGAAGCTTGTGTCTATCTTACGATTACAGATTATTTTACCCCAGAGATCATTATAATTTTGGCTTCGTGTTTATTACAAATTCCTCTATTTGTTGTTTTACTACGAATGCTGGAATTGTGGAAATGCGGGCGTTCGATGAAATCTTTCTTCATTTGtagcaaaaaa aaaaCTGTGAGTGAAAGCAGCATAAACATCGTTACGTcaaatgatgatgaagatgacaACGATGatgtcaagtttgaaaaatatcgcgtCGCTAATTTTATGAATTCTATGACGGATTCTCCAGATCATCCTCTTATAATAGTTCAG gacttgaaaaaagaatatgGACCAAATCTGAGCAAAAACATGTTCCATAAATGTTTCcctaaaaagaagaaagaatcgaaaaattcgaaattggcGATTGCTAATATATCGTTCGCTGTCGGCCCTGGAGAAATTTTTGGTTTACTTGGGCACAACGGTGCTGGCAAAACAACTGCTATGAAGATTATTATTGCCGAAGAAGTACCTACGGAAggaaat ATTCAAATAAAAGGAACAAACATTATACAAGGGAGTTTGGGAGAAGTATTCAAGTATTTGGGGTATTGTCCTCAGAGTGATGTATTATGGAAAAATATTACTGTCAGGGAACATATTGAGCTCTACGCTGCTATCAGAGGAGTTCCTCCTGAAAAAATCAACGA AATTGTCAATACATATCTTACCGCTCTTCAAATTCAAGAACATGCTGATAAACTTTCACATCAATGTTCTGGTGGTACAAAAAGAAAACTTAGTTTTGCCATAGCCATGGTAGGCAACCCATCTGTCGTATTAATGGACGAGCCCAGCGTAGGAATGGACCCGCACTCCAAACGCTTCTTGTGGGATACAATCTTGTGCAGTTTTCAA GGAAGTAGAGGTGCTATTTTAACAACGCACGCTATGGAAGAAGCCGATGCTCTTTGCTCACGAGTTGGTATTATGGTGAACGGTAAATTAAG atgtaTAGGTTCGACACAACATTTGAAAAACTTATACGGTGCTGGATATACTTTGGAAGTTAAAATCAATTCAGATGATGGATCCGGCACtgagaaagaggaaaaaataaaagaatttgttAATAACGTGTTTCCCTTAGCTACTTTGGAAGAAACATTCACCGATCATTTGGTATTCAGTATACCTCAATCGTCTGTCAGGTCTTTAGCGCATTGTTTTTCAACAATCGAGAATG caaAAAACACATTATGTATCGAAGAATACAGCTTCAGTCAGACAACTTTGGAGCAAGTGTTTTTAAAGTTCGCTCACAGTGACACAAAATTATATTGA